One genomic segment of Candidatus Aminicenantes bacterium includes these proteins:
- a CDS encoding chemotaxis protein CheR codes for MPPGGKQKVSAKKIPRKKYPDSMKEGPVSESVNENSGGSANFPVVGIGASAGGLAAFEAFFSGIPALGDPGMAFVLVQHLAPDHNSILTDLIRRYTRMQVFEVEDGMVVMPNCAYIIPPGRDMAFLKGALHLLEPSAPRGQRLPIDFFFRSLAQDQRERAIGIVLSGTGSDGTLGVRAIKGEGGMVMAQNPASTEYDGMPRSAIATGLVDFELPPAEMPVQLIAYVTHAFGHPPKAAAPAIRTENALKKIFILLRSQVGHDFSQYKSSTIQRRIKRRMAVQQIESMNDYVKFIQTTPSETEALFRDMLIGVTNFFRDPEVFNALEKHIIPKLFAAKRADAEIRIWVPGCSTGEEAYSLAILLAEHREELKLNFKVQVFATDIDGNAIATARAGIFPASIATDITPERLERFFSPEPGDSAFSVHKSIRDMLVFSEQNVIKDPPFSRLDLISCRNLLIYMGNELQKKLIPLFHYALNPGGFLFLGTSETVGDFQDLFATLDRKARIYQRREDSPGSQHAGPGRFLPPMTAPGSGSLRAVEKTVLTGKLQLRELTEQALLQEIAHAGVLVNARGDILYLHGRAGLYLEPAPGESRPNNILKMAREGLHRDLVVTLRKIAETGETVRCSGLRVKTNGDFITVDLIVRPVTAAPAASPASSLYLVILGQAPEPVIRDPSSAISEQDSEFSSETGSEEADTRIAALKRELRVKEEYLQTTNEELETSNEELRSSNEEMQSINEELQSTNEELETSKEELQSVNEELATVNSELQTKVSDLSRANNDMSNLLAGTGIATVFVDHQLRILRFTPAATRIINLIQSDIGRPVSHIASNLTGYGNLKEDTQAVLDTLVPKEADVRTAEGLWYCMRIQPYRTMDNVIEGAVLTFVDVTEARKLHEALRVNEERLRVALSAVSICVFNQDTDLRYTWIQNPNFGFVTEQIIGKTDVDLLREKDAATLTTIKRKVLESGKGARRNVQVTIADQTVVYDLMIEPLHDVAGAVVGITCAMLDVSGQQGVERSDSGANRTLPSENEAGNP; via the coding sequence ATGCCGCCGGGCGGCAAACAAAAAGTATCCGCGAAAAAAATTCCGCGAAAAAAATACCCGGATTCAATGAAAGAGGGACCGGTTTCTGAATCAGTTAATGAAAATTCAGGAGGGAGTGCGAATTTCCCTGTCGTTGGTATCGGCGCATCCGCCGGCGGCCTGGCTGCTTTCGAGGCCTTTTTTTCCGGCATACCCGCCCTGGGCGACCCCGGAATGGCTTTCGTGCTGGTGCAGCACCTGGCTCCGGACCACAACAGCATCCTCACCGACCTGATCCGGCGCTATACCCGCATGCAGGTCTTCGAGGTCGAGGACGGCATGGTGGTAATGCCCAATTGCGCCTATATCATCCCGCCGGGCCGGGACATGGCCTTTCTGAAAGGCGCCCTGCACCTGCTTGAGCCCTCCGCCCCGCGCGGTCAGCGCCTGCCGATCGATTTCTTTTTCCGTTCCCTGGCCCAGGACCAGCGCGAACGGGCTATCGGCATCGTACTCTCGGGCACGGGCAGCGACGGAACCCTGGGCGTGCGCGCCATCAAGGGCGAGGGCGGCATGGTCATGGCCCAGAACCCCGCGTCCACCGAGTACGACGGCATGCCGCGCAGCGCCATTGCCACGGGGCTGGTGGACTTCGAGCTGCCCCCGGCCGAGATGCCGGTCCAGCTCATCGCTTATGTGACCCACGCTTTCGGCCACCCTCCCAAAGCCGCCGCGCCGGCCATCAGGACCGAGAACGCGTTGAAAAAAATTTTCATCCTCCTGCGCAGCCAGGTGGGCCATGACTTTTCCCAATACAAGTCCTCTACCATCCAGCGCCGTATCAAGCGGCGCATGGCCGTTCAGCAGATCGAATCCATGAACGACTATGTCAAGTTCATACAGACGACGCCGTCCGAAACCGAGGCGCTCTTCCGCGACATGTTGATCGGCGTGACCAACTTCTTCCGCGACCCCGAAGTCTTCAACGCCCTGGAAAAGCACATTATCCCCAAGCTCTTTGCCGCCAAACGCGCTGATGCCGAGATTCGAATCTGGGTGCCGGGGTGCTCCACCGGCGAAGAAGCCTATTCCCTTGCCATCCTGCTGGCCGAGCACCGGGAGGAGCTGAAGCTGAATTTCAAGGTGCAGGTCTTTGCCACCGACATCGACGGCAACGCCATAGCCACGGCCCGGGCCGGCATCTTTCCGGCCTCCATTGCCACCGACATCACTCCGGAGCGGCTGGAGCGCTTCTTTTCGCCCGAACCGGGCGACAGTGCCTTCAGCGTTCACAAGAGCATCCGCGACATGCTGGTTTTCTCCGAGCAGAACGTGATCAAGGATCCGCCCTTCTCCAGGCTGGACCTGATCAGTTGCCGCAACCTGCTGATCTATATGGGTAATGAACTGCAGAAGAAACTGATCCCCCTGTTCCACTATGCCTTGAACCCGGGTGGTTTTCTTTTTCTGGGGACATCCGAAACCGTGGGCGATTTTCAGGACCTCTTTGCAACGCTGGACCGCAAGGCAAGGATCTATCAGCGCAGGGAGGATTCCCCCGGCTCGCAGCACGCGGGGCCGGGTCGGTTCTTACCGCCCATGACGGCCCCGGGTTCAGGATCCCTGCGTGCCGTTGAAAAGACGGTTCTTACCGGGAAACTGCAACTGCGGGAACTGACCGAACAGGCCCTGTTGCAGGAGATCGCCCATGCCGGGGTCCTGGTCAACGCCCGGGGGGACATCCTCTACCTCCACGGACGCGCCGGCCTGTACTTGGAACCTGCCCCCGGGGAGAGCAGACCCAACAATATTTTGAAGATGGCCCGGGAAGGACTGCACCGCGACCTGGTTGTCACCCTGCGCAAAATCGCGGAGACCGGGGAGACCGTCCGCTGCTCGGGCCTGCGGGTCAAGACCAACGGCGACTTCATCACCGTCGACCTGATTGTGCGACCCGTAACCGCGGCTCCAGCCGCCTCGCCCGCGTCCTCATTATACCTGGTTATTCTGGGGCAGGCCCCGGAACCCGTGATCCGTGATCCCTCATCAGCGATCAGTGAACAGGACAGCGAGTTCTCATCAGAAACGGGCAGCGAAGAAGCCGACACCCGCATCGCCGCGCTCAAGCGGGAACTGCGGGTAAAAGAGGAGTATCTCCAGACCACCAACGAAGAACTGGAGACCTCCAATGAAGAGTTGAGATCCTCCAATGAAGAAATGCAGTCGATCAACGAAGAGTTGCAGTCCACCAACGAGGAACTGGAAACCTCCAAGGAAGAGTTACAATCGGTGAACGAGGAACTGGCCACGGTCAACTCCGAGTTGCAGACCAAGGTGTCCGACCTGTCGCGGGCCAACAACGACATGAGCAACCTGCTGGCCGGCACCGGCATCGCCACGGTCTTTGTGGACCACCAGCTGCGCATCCTGCGTTTCACCCCCGCCGCCACCAGGATCATCAACCTGATCCAGAGCGACATCGGCAGGCCGGTGTCCCATATTGCCTCCAACCTGACCGGCTACGGCAACCTGAAGGAAGACACTCAGGCAGTGCTCGACACCCTGGTTCCCAAGGAGGCCGACGTCCGGACCGCCGAGGGTTTGTGGTACTGCATGCGCATTCAACCTTACCGCACCATGGATAACGTCATCGAGGGCGCGGTGCTCACCTTTGTGGATGTCACGGAGGCGCGAAAACTTCACGAGGCTTTGCGGGTGAACGAAGAGCGCTTGCGGGTCGCCCTCAGCGCTGTTTCCATTTGTGTTTTCAACCAGGACACAGACCTTCGTTACACCTGGATTCAAAACCCGAACTTTGGATTCGTAACGGAACAGATCATCGGCAAAACCGACGTCGACCTTCTGCGGGAAAAGGATGCCGCCACATTGACGACCATCAAGCGAAAGGTGCTGGAAAGCGGGAAAGGCGCGCGGCGGAATGTCCAGGTTACCATTGCGGACCAGACCGTTGTATATGACCTGATGATCGAACCGTTGCACGATGTCGCCGGCGCCGTGGTCGGGATCACCTGCGCCATGCTGGATGTCTCCGGGCAACAAGGCGTGGAGCGCTCGGATTCCGGCGCAAACCGGACTTTGCCATCAGAAAATGAAGCGGGTAACCCATGA
- a CDS encoding iron-sulfur cluster assembly scaffold protein: MYSKKVMEQFQKTKDYGRIENADGIGKVGNPRCGDVMWIYLKIDDGVITDAKYETFGCVAAIATSSMAMGMIKGKRVEEALEVSNKAVTEALDGLPPEKLHCSVLAEEGIKAAIEDYLSKRRK; encoded by the coding sequence CTGTACAGCAAGAAAGTGATGGAGCAGTTTCAAAAGACCAAAGACTATGGACGCATAGAAAACGCGGATGGTATCGGTAAAGTCGGCAACCCCAGGTGCGGGGATGTAATGTGGATCTACCTCAAGATCGATGACGGTGTTATCACCGATGCCAAGTACGAAACCTTCGGCTGCGTGGCCGCCATCGCCACCAGTTCCATGGCCATGGGGATGATCAAGGGAAAACGCGTGGAAGAGGCCCTGGAAGTCTCCAACAAGGCCGTCACCGAGGCCCTAGACGGGTTGCCCCCGGAAAAGCTGCATTGTTCGGTACTGGCGGAAGAAGGCATCAAGGCCGCCATCGAGGACTACCTGAGCAAACGCCGCAAATAA
- a CDS encoding aminotransferase class V-fold PLP-dependent enzyme, protein MKTQYYFDYNATTPVDPRVVERMLPFFTERFHNPSSFYHQAGEVMEELDKARAELARLAGANADELFFCGNGTESDNLAIFGTMLQSDKGHLITSAIEHPAVLNSCRQLRKDGYDLTILPVDGHGFVDPDDLRKAMREDTRLVSIMWANNEIGSIQPVAELAKITHEHGALFHTDAVQAMGKTAVDVASAGIDLLSFSAHKMYGPKGLGLLYKRRGLRLRPLVFGGGHEKGLRPGTENTAAIVGAGEAARLVSAHMNEEIKKIRHWRDDLQAKILERIPEILVNGDREPRLSNTLNISIRLIEGESVLALLDTQGLALSSGSACSSRSLDPSHVLLALGRSHEDAHGSLRISLGRFTSRQDLDHLLDHLPPIAERLRMISPFWQNRIS, encoded by the coding sequence ATGAAAACTCAATATTATTTCGATTACAATGCCACCACGCCTGTTGATCCGCGCGTAGTAGAACGGATGCTTCCCTTCTTCACGGAACGGTTTCACAACCCCTCTTCCTTTTACCATCAGGCCGGCGAGGTGATGGAAGAGTTGGACAAGGCCCGGGCTGAACTGGCCCGCCTGGCGGGAGCGAATGCCGATGAACTTTTCTTTTGCGGCAACGGGACCGAATCCGACAACCTGGCCATTTTCGGAACCATGCTGCAGAGTGACAAGGGCCACTTGATCACCAGCGCCATTGAGCATCCCGCGGTACTGAACAGTTGCCGGCAACTCCGGAAAGACGGCTATGACCTGACCATCCTGCCGGTGGACGGCCACGGTTTTGTCGATCCCGATGACCTCAGGAAAGCCATGCGCGAAGACACCCGACTCGTATCCATCATGTGGGCCAACAACGAGATCGGCTCGATACAGCCCGTCGCGGAACTGGCAAAAATAACCCACGAGCACGGCGCGCTCTTTCATACTGACGCGGTTCAGGCCATGGGCAAAACAGCGGTTGATGTCGCGTCTGCCGGTATTGACTTGCTGAGCTTCTCGGCCCATAAAATGTATGGGCCCAAAGGACTCGGCCTGTTATACAAACGCCGGGGATTGCGGCTGCGACCCCTGGTTTTCGGAGGCGGACACGAAAAAGGCTTGCGCCCGGGTACCGAGAACACGGCGGCCATTGTCGGCGCCGGTGAAGCGGCCCGGCTGGTATCGGCGCATATGAACGAGGAGATAAAGAAGATACGACACTGGCGGGACGATTTGCAGGCAAAAATTCTGGAAAGGATTCCGGAGATCCTGGTCAACGGGGACCGGGAACCGCGCTTGTCCAACACGTTAAACATTTCGATCCGTCTCATCGAAGGTGAGAGTGTCCTGGCCCTGCTGGATACGCAGGGTCTGGCCCTGTCTTCCGGCTCGGCCTGCTCATCCAGATCATTGGATCCTTCTCACGTTCTGCTGGCCCTGGGAAGATCCCACGAGGACGCCCACGGCAGCCTGCGCATCAGCCTGGGCCGGTTTACCAGCCGGCAAGACCTGGACCACCTGCTTGACCACCTGCCGCCGATTGCGGAGCGCCTGAGGATGATCTCCCCGTTCTGGCAGAATCGGATATCATAG
- a CDS encoding PAS domain S-box protein, with amino-acid sequence MKNKSKRSEDAAVLLRKAEALARKQVDRTSQDIAFLSPEEIGKILHELRVHQIELEMQNEELRTAQAEIEGMRARYFDLYDMAPVGYITVSEKGLILEANLTAAGLLGVNRGELPKQPLTRLILKEDQDIYYLHRKKLFEGGEPQLCELRLAGPDGAAFWARLQATFAKGPDGEPLCRVAISDISEYKRAEEFLKSNYALLQIAGETAGFGGWIVDLKKNICTWSDAVADIHEMPHGYAPPVEEGISFYAPEWRKKITRVFNDCAQKGIPYNEEMEIITSKGKRVWVRTIGRAVKDENGRITKVQGSFQDITASKQAERELVERKELLTAIYRNAPLVMMVVNADRRIQQINGFATQFAGRDAEDVLGLRGGEALRCMHVLDDPRGCGFGDFCQRCVIRNSVLDTLETGKTYLQIEAPYFYQEKDNKIKEMTFLTSTTPILVKGTRMVLVTLQDITEQKQAEKQLKESEERFRALHNASFGGIAIHDKGLIIECNQGLSEITGYSLDELIGMDGLLLIAPETRDLVMNNILSDYEKPYEAVGLRKNGELFPLRLEARNIPYKGKTVRIVEFRDITESKRAQEALHRIEWMLSKESAALKNDYTQPYGDLSEFNTSRLILDSVGKRVLETIANDFLRLPESSAAVYEKNGDHALGLFASSWCRFMDQASRQLCGTNDITEAMTCGKWLCHDCCWKEASQPAMASGRPVDIACQGGIRLYALPIVAGGEVIGAINFGYGDPPRDKEKLRELAEKYKVPLDELTKKANEYPSRPAFIIETAKDRLQASAHLIGEIVSRKITEKKILTLNEQLEQTVAEKTRELRERVDELERFHDATIEREFRVKELRDELERLKNKDTK; translated from the coding sequence ATGAAAAACAAAAGCAAACGCTCTGAAGACGCCGCGGTTTTACTACGCAAAGCTGAAGCACTTGCGCGGAAACAAGTCGACCGCACATCGCAAGACATCGCGTTCCTCTCGCCCGAGGAAATCGGAAAGATTCTCCACGAACTGCGGGTACACCAGATCGAGCTGGAGATGCAGAACGAAGAACTTCGCACGGCGCAGGCGGAGATCGAAGGGATGCGGGCACGCTATTTCGACCTCTATGACATGGCACCGGTGGGCTATATCACCGTCAGCGAAAAAGGGCTGATCCTGGAAGCCAACCTCACCGCCGCCGGCCTGCTGGGGGTGAACCGAGGCGAACTGCCCAAGCAGCCATTGACCCGGCTCATTCTCAAAGAGGACCAGGACATCTACTACCTGCATCGCAAGAAGCTCTTTGAGGGCGGCGAACCCCAGTTATGCGAGCTGCGCCTGGCCGGACCCGACGGCGCCGCCTTCTGGGCGCGGTTGCAGGCCACATTCGCAAAAGGCCCAGACGGCGAACCTTTATGTCGAGTGGCGATCAGCGACATCAGCGAGTACAAGCGGGCGGAAGAGTTCCTGAAATCAAATTATGCCCTTCTTCAGATCGCCGGCGAAACCGCCGGGTTCGGCGGCTGGATTGTTGACCTGAAAAAAAACATCTGCACCTGGTCGGATGCGGTGGCGGATATTCATGAAATGCCGCACGGGTACGCGCCGCCTGTCGAGGAAGGCATCAGCTTCTATGCGCCCGAATGGCGAAAAAAGATCACAAGGGTTTTCAACGATTGCGCCCAAAAAGGCATTCCCTACAATGAAGAGATGGAGATCATCACGTCCAAAGGAAAACGCGTCTGGGTGAGGACGATCGGCAGGGCGGTGAAAGATGAAAACGGCAGGATCACCAAAGTGCAGGGCTCGTTTCAGGATATCACTGCAAGCAAGCAGGCCGAGCGGGAACTTGTAGAGCGGAAAGAACTGCTCACGGCAATCTATCGCAACGCGCCTTTGGTCATGATGGTCGTAAATGCCGATCGACGCATTCAGCAGATCAATGGCTTTGCAACGCAGTTTGCCGGAAGGGATGCCGAAGATGTGCTTGGTTTGCGCGGCGGCGAAGCCTTGCGCTGCATGCATGTGCTGGATGATCCCCGGGGCTGCGGATTCGGCGACTTCTGTCAGCGGTGTGTCATCCGGAATTCCGTGCTTGATACACTGGAAACCGGCAAAACGTATTTACAGATTGAAGCACCCTATTTTTATCAGGAGAAAGACAACAAAATCAAGGAGATGACCTTTCTGACATCGACCACGCCCATCCTGGTAAAAGGCACACGCATGGTCCTGGTCACATTGCAGGACATCACCGAACAAAAACAGGCGGAAAAGCAACTGAAGGAAAGCGAAGAGCGTTTCAGAGCGTTGCATAATGCATCTTTTGGCGGCATTGCCATTCACGATAAAGGCCTGATTATAGAATGTAATCAGGGACTTTCGGAAATAACGGGATACTCTCTGGACGAACTGATTGGAATGGACGGTTTATTGCTTATCGCACCGGAAACAAGGGACTTGGTTATGAATAATATTCTGTCAGATTACGAAAAACCCTATGAAGCCGTTGGTTTACGCAAAAATGGAGAATTATTTCCGTTAAGACTGGAGGCAAGAAACATCCCTTACAAAGGAAAAACCGTCAGGATTGTCGAATTCAGAGATATAACCGAAAGCAAACGGGCACAAGAAGCACTACACCGCATTGAGTGGATGCTGAGCAAAGAATCGGCGGCGTTAAAAAATGATTATACCCAGCCGTATGGCGATCTTTCGGAATTCAACACAAGCAGGTTGATTCTGGATTCAGTGGGAAAGCGTGTTTTAGAAACCATCGCGAACGACTTTTTACGGTTGCCGGAATCATCGGCAGCAGTATATGAAAAGAACGGTGATCATGCGCTGGGGCTCTTTGCTTCGAGCTGGTGCCGCTTCATGGACCAGGCTTCCCGGCAACTATGCGGCACAAATGACATTACAGAAGCAATGACTTGCGGAAAATGGCTTTGTCACGATTGCTGCTGGAAGGAAGCGTCACAGCCGGCGATGGCGTCCGGCCGGCCTGTGGATATCGCATGTCAGGGTGGAATTCGTCTCTATGCATTGCCGATTGTTGCCGGTGGTGAAGTGATCGGGGCGATTAACTTCGGCTATGGCGATCCGCCGCGGGACAAAGAAAAATTGCGCGAACTGGCTGAAAAATACAAGGTGCCATTGGATGAATTGACAAAAAAAGCAAATGAATACCCGTCCCGGCCGGCGTTTATCATTGAAACGGCCAAAGATCGACTGCAGGCTTCGGCCCACCTGATCGGTGAAATCGTGAGCCGCAAAATCACGGAAAAGAAAATTCTGACACTGAATGAACAGCTCGAGCAAACGGTTGCCGAAAAAACCCGGGAACTGCGGGAAAGAGTCGATGAGCTTGAGCGTTTTCACGATGCAACGATTGAACGTGAATTCCGCGTCAAAGAACTGCGGGATGAGCTCGAGCGCCTGAAAAACAAAGACACGAAATGA